The genomic window GCACCAACGGCACCACGAGCAGCGCGGCGAACAGCAGCAGCGCCGGCCCTGACAGCCACCACGGCGTGGCTTTGCTGCGCCCCTTGTTCGGCAGGCTCATCGTCTGGCTCACGCTGCGACCTCGGCGACCACCGTTTCGTCATCGGCCGGCAGCAACCGCGTGCAATGGTCCGGCCAGTCGACAGCGGCGCGCGCGCCCTCTTCCAATGCGTCGCGGCCATCGTTCGGGCACAGCACCATCAGGTCACCGATGGGCGTGGCGACGCGATAGAGCCATTGGCTGCCGAGAAAGAAGCGCTCGCCGACTTCGCCATCGAGACGGCCGCTGCCCGACGCCACCAGTTGCAGCTTTTCCGGACGCACGCTGAGCAGAACGGACGCCCCGGCGCGGAACCCGGTGTCGGCCACATCGACGCTCAATGCGCCGATCCGCACGGTTTGCCTCGGGCTGTCGCCGCTGATTCGGCCTTCGAGCAGGTTGGCCTTGCCGACGAAGGTCGAGATGAAGCGCGTGCGCGGATGCTCGTAGACGTTGTGCGGATGGTCGATCTGCGTGGCGCGGCCGCCTTCCATGACGACGACGCGATCGCTGATCGACATCGCTTCGCTTTGGTCGTGCGTGACCATGACGGTGGTGGTGCCGACCTTGCGCTGGATCTGGCGCAGTTCGAACTGCATTTCCTCACGCAGCTTGGCGTCGAGGTTCGACAGCGGCTCATCGAGCAGCAGGACAGGCGGCTCGATCACCAGGGCACGCGCCAGCGCCACGCGCTGCCGTTGTCCGCCGGACAACTCGCGCGGGTACTTGTCGGCGTGCGCTTCGAGGTGCACCAGGCCCAGCGCATCGCGCACCCGCTCGCGCCTTTCGGACTTCGGCAATTTGCGCATCTCCAGCCCGAAGCTGACGTTGTCGCGCACCGTCATGTGCGGGAAGAGCGCGTAAGTCTGAAACACGATGCCGAGGCCGCGCGTGTTGGCCTTGGCATGGGTGATGTCGCGGCCGTCGAGTTCGATGCGGCCTTGTGTCACCGCCTCGAAGCCGGCGACCATCTGGAGCGTGGTGGTCTTGCCGCAACCGGACGGCCCGAGCAGCGAGACGAACTCGCCCTTCTCGACCGACAGGTTCATCGAAGACACGGCGCAGGTATCGCCGTAGAACTTGGTGACGCCCGTGAGTTGCAGGAAAGACATGCCGACCTCCTTTTCATCTGCTTCCGCCGTGGTGGCGGAAGTTACGCAATCTATTGCAAGGAATGCGCCCTAAGCGCTCGGGTATTCCATAGAATAGAATCTTTCTTTTATTTATTCCGTTAAATGGAATAAATAGAGCATTAAAAGATAAAACTATTCCGCGCAACGACATGACAGAACCCATAGCGTCGACGGCTGCAGTGCCTCGACTGTTTTCGGTGATCCGCGCGCTCACCGAGGTGCACCCGGATGGGGGCCGCGTGACCCAGATCGCGCGCAGCGTCGGGCTGACCCAGGCCACGGCGCACCGTTTGCTGCAGTCGCTGGTGGCAGAGGGCATCGTCGAGCAAGACGCGCGCAGCAAGCTGTATCGGCTCGGCATCGAGTTCTTCGCCATGGCGGCGCACGCCGGCAATCCGGGCGACCTTCGCACGCTGTGCCGACCTGCCCTGTTGCGCCTGTGCGCAAGCCTCGGCGACAGCATCTTTCTGCTGGCACGCAGCAACTTCGACGCGATCTGCCTGGACCGCAGCGAAGGTCCGTTTCCCATTCGCTCTTTTTCCGGCGACATCGGTGGGCGCGTGGCACTCGGCGTCGGCCAGGGCGCGATGGCCATCCTGGCGTTCTTGCCCGAGGCCGAGCGTGAAGAAGTCATCCGCTTCAACCTGTCGCGGCTGCGCGAGTACGGCATCCACGACGAGGTCTATCTGCGCACCGAAATCGACCGGGTGCGGCAAGCCGGTTTTGCCGCTCGCAACGCAGGGCTGCTCGACGGCATGGCCGGTGTCGCGGTGCCGATCCTCGATCGCGAAGGCCGCGCCGTCGCCGCGCTGGCCGTCGGCACGATCGCCGACCGGCTGAATGCCGACCGCCTGCCGACCGTGGTTGAACTGCTCAAGCGCGAGGCGGTCGCGATCGGGCCGAAGATCAATCCGTTCGATCCCACCTTGCGCCGGCCCTCGCAGATCCTGGCCAATGCGTCTGCTTGATGCCGCGAATGCAGCCGATACGCCCTCCTCACGTGTCTTCGTCCTCCACCTATGCCTCCACTTTTTGACGCCATGACCCAAGCCCAAAGCTCCCCTGCATCCGCTCTTTCCGAAGAAGTCGCAGCCCTGCTGGAGCGCCTCGGCGTGCCGCGCGCCGCAACCGTCGGTGGCGATCTTCCAGCACGTTCGCCCGTTACCGGCGAGACCATCGCCGCGGTCACGCAAAGCTCGTCAGCCGGGGCGACTGCCGCCATCGGGCGCGCCCACGCGGCCTTTCTGGAATGGCGCAAGGTGCCGGCACCACGCCGCGGTGAACTGGTCCGCCTGCTGGGCGAAGAACTGCGCACGGCCAAGACCGATCTCGGCCGGCTCGTGACCATCGAAGTCGGCAAGGTGCCATCCGAAGGCGCCGGCGAAGTGCAGGAAATGATCGATATCTGCGACTTCGCGGTCGGCCTGTCACGCCAGCTCTACGGCCTGACGATCGCCACCGAGCGCGCACAGCATCGGATGATGGAAACGTGGCATCCGCTGGGTGTTTGCGGCGTCATATCGGCCTTCAACTTTCCGGTGGCCGTTTGGTCGTGGAATGCAGCGCTGGCGCTGGTGTGCGGCGATGCAGTGGTGTGGAAGCCTTCGGAGAAAACGCCGCTGACCGCGCTGGCCGTGCATGCCATCGCGCAACGCGCCCTCGCACGCTTCGGTGACGCACCAGTCGGCCTGCTCGAGTTGCTGATCGGGCAGCGCGACATCGGTGAAACACTGGTCGACGATGCGCGCGTGGCGGTGCTTTCCGCCACCGGCTCGACCGCCATGGGGCGCAAGGTCGGCCCGCGCGTGGCCGCCCGTTTCGCGCGCGCCATCCTCGAGCTCGGCGGCAACAACGCCGCCATCGTCGCGCCATCGGCCGACCTCGACCTCACGCTGCGCGGCGTCGCGTTCTCTGCCATGGGCACGGCCGGCCAGCGCTGCACCTCGCTGCGTCGCCTGTTCGTGCACGACAGCATCTACGACGCTTTCGTGCCGCGCCTGGCCAAGGTGTATGCCAGCGTTCAGGTCGGCGACCCGCGCGAGCCCGGCACGCTGGTCGGTCCGCTGATCGACGCTGCGGCCTTTGCCGGCATGCAGGCAGCGCTGCACGAGAGCCGCGCTGCCGGCGCCATCGTGCATGGCGGCGAACGCGTGACCAGCATTGGCGGGGCCGACGCTTTTTATGCGCGCCCGGCTCTGGTCGAGTTGAAAGCACATGAGGGCGCCGTGCTGCGCGAAACCTTCGCGCCCATCCTCTACGTGGTGCGCTACGAAAACATGGACGAGGCCATTGCCTGGAACAACGCGGTCGGCGCCGGCCTGTCGTCTTCCATCTTCACGCTCGACATGCGCGAGGCCGAGCGCTTCATGTCGAGCGCCGGTTCGGACTGCGGCATCGCCAACGTCAACATCGGACCGAGCGGTGCCGAAATCGGCGGCGCTTTCGGCGGCGAAAAGGAAACCGGTGGCGGCCGCGAGGCCGGCGGCGACAGCTGGAAGGCGTACATGCGGCGTGCCACCAACACGATCAACTATTCGACCGAATTGCCACTCGCGCAGGGCGTGACGTTCGACATCGGCTGAGCCCATGGCAGCAGGTCACGAAGCGAAGCGCGTCCTCGTCGTCAAGTCCGGCGGCGAAGCAGCGGTAGCCGAATGGCGCAGGCACTTTCAAGCCGTTGCGCCGCATATCGACGTGCACTGGTGGGACGACGCATCGGTGTCGCCGGAGCGAGTGGACTACGCGCTGGTCTGGGAGCCGGAGCCGGGCCGCCTGGCTGCGATGCCGAATCTGCGGGCGACGCTCAGCAGCGCCGCCGGCGTAGAGCACATCACCGCCGACCCCGCCTGGCCCCGCCACTTGCCGCTGCTCCGCGCTGCCACGCCCGAAGCGTCGCAGCGTATGAGTGAGTACGTTTGCATGGCCGTGCTGGCGTTGCTGCGCGACTTGAAGCGAATGGTGCGGCAGCAGGCCGTGCATCGATGGGACATGTTCACGACGGAGCGCGCCGCGACCGACACCTGCGTCGGCATCCTCGGGCTCGGCGCGATGGGCGCGCACACGGCGCAAATGGTGCGGGGGCTGGGCTTCGAGGTGATCGGCTGGTCACGCAGCCGCAAGGCGCTCGACGGCATCGAATGCCATGCGGGTGACGATGAGCTGCCAGCCTTTTTCGAGCGCTGCGATGTACTGGTTTGCCTGCTGCCGGCGACGCCTGAAACCGAAGGCATCCTCAGCGCGAAAACGTTCGCCCTGTTGCCCAAAGGTGCGGGCCTGGTCCACGTTGGCCGCGGGTCGCATCTGCGCTACGACGATCTGGCTGCGGCGCTCGATGCGTCGCACCTGTGCGGCGCCTTCATCGACGTGTTCGAAGAGGAGCCGTTGCGGTCAGACCATCCAGCCTGGGCACACGACAAGATCTTCGTCACGCCGCATGTTGGCGCCATGGCTTCACGGCGCGCACGCGCTGTTTTCTTTGCGACGCAGATTGCGAAGTTCGAGCGGGGCGAGACGCCCGATGGGCTGTACGAGCCGGCCAGGGGTTACTGAAAAACAGTCCGGCGCCGGTACGCGGCCACGCAGCGCCAGACGAACCAGAGCAGCGTCACGTTCAGGCAGACACCGCCCACCACGAAGAAGCCGGCGCGTTCGGCAAAGCCGGGGGCTTGGTCCAGTGTCAACAGCACCAGCGACCACGGCAGGGCGCAAAGAATCGCAGCGCTCAGCAACCAGCTTTCTTCGTTCGGCGTCAGCAGTGCAGCAACCACCAGCACGCCGGCCAGTGCCGTGACAGTGACGCCGAGAGCCACGGTCAGCCACCAGTTACGACGCTGCCAAAAGGGTGATTGCGCAAGAACCATGAACAGAATTCTGCCCCGCGATGCATGCCGTGTCTGCGTAATTTGACACGTCTGGCCGGAGTTGCGTGCAAGCGTTTTCAGGGCACCACAGTTTTGCCGGCAGCCGCATGGGCAACGGCGTTGCCGGGCTGATTCGCCTCTGCGTTTTCGGCGTTCTGCGCGTCTCTTGCTTCCTTCAGTCGCCGAAGTTCCTGCATCTCCTGCTCGGTGTGCTCCAGCACCGGCTCTGCCACGAAAAAGACGTTGGCGATGTCGGAACTGGTCAAAAACAGGAAGCTCAGGCCGGCATCCAACTCGGCCGGCGGGATGTCTTGCACGGCGATGGCTTCCATCGAGCCCGCGTCGCCGATCCTGATGTGCCCCTTCTTCGGGTACCGGAGCACCAGCTGGCTGATCGTTCCGTCGGTCTTGACGAAAAAATCCTCGACCACGCCGGTGTAGATGAGCACGGCTCCGCTCGTATCGCCGGACTTGGTCAACACATTGGCCCGGACCCGCTTCGCCTTCTTCGAGCCGCCTGCATGACGCCGCCCCTCGTTGAGCGAATACATCCAGCGATGGCGCGCGAAGCGCCGCATCGCCCGCAGTTGCATGACCATGCCGGCGGCCAGCCCGAGCAGCGCGCCGGTCACGGTGACGACGAAGAAATACGCCGTGATCTGGACAGCGTTTTCGTCAACCATCTTGCTGGTGGAAGCGAGCGTGCCGCGAATGGCCGACAACGTCTGCGGCGTGTCGCTCAGCCGGGGCGGCGCCGGCAGGCTGTCGATGCGCAGCAGCGGAATGAACTCGTCGAGCGCGACACAGCGCGCACCGAGGATTTCAGACCGGCACAGCCAGCCATTGATGGCGATATACCAGCCAGCGTGCACGAGAAAGGCCACGCCGACGACGATTGCGAGCTGCCCGAGCGGGCTGATGGGCGTCGCCTCGCGCGTGACCTGGTCGGGCAGATAGAACCCGAAGAAGAACGCAAAGCCCGGCAACAGAAGCACGACGACAACGACGGTTGCCCAGGCAAGCGACATGAGCGGAGGCGGGGTGCGGAGGCTAAAAAGGAACGGGGCGCGCGAGCCGGTCGAAAAGCTCGGGGCTAGACCGGTGCGACTGCCATCGCGAGCGGCACGTCGAGCACTCGCGAACGGAGTGCTGCCTGGCTTTTGCGCGCTGCCAGCAATTCGTCGATTTCCTTGATGACCTGTGGCAGCCTCACGCTGTCGCGCCCCGGTCGGGCCATTACCTCGGACACGATCTCGCTGCTGCCGGCGTAGCCGATCAACAGGTCGAAAACCTCGTCGTCGGTGTCAGTGAGAAATCTCATCGAATGCGCTCTCCGGTTCGTACATGCCCGGAATGTAGAGCCTCGGGCGCATGAGTTCAAGAGCGCAGTGTGTCAGGCGCTCGGCATCGCCTCATGGACTCAGAGCTTCAGAGCTTTTTCTTGACGAAGCCGGCCGCGTTTTCGTCAGCGCCGGCCTCACCCTCGTCCGAGTGAGGATTCGTCGGATCCTCGTCTGTCGGGAACTCCGGCTGCACGGGGAGCTGCGCCGGATCGTCTTCGGAAGGGACTTTGGGCATGTTCATTTGAGGGGGCTCCTTTGTTGCGATAGGTCCGACCCAGTCGGCGTGACCGGTGCCTTCGGCGCCACTGGCGCTACAGGCCGTGGGTCGGTCGAAGCGGGTCCGACGTACTGCTGCGGCGGCGGCTCCGCGCTCGACGCGGCGCCGCACACGCGCTGCACGTCGCGCCAGGCCAGTTCGACGCTGCGCGGTTCGCGAACCGGCGCGCCGTTGACTGCCTGGTAGTTGCTATTGGCCTGCTCGCAGGACAAGGCGGGCCTTGCCGCTGCCGCTGCTGCTGGCGCGGGTTGCGCGGTGGCCGGCTGCGCCATCGCGATAGCGAGCAGACCGCCGAGTAGTGAGCCTGGTGCAAAGATGCAGCGCCGATGCTGCCCGGAGATTGAAGAATAAGGAGAAGAACACACAACTCACACGGTAAGCCCGACACCCCAGCAGGCATGTAAGGAGATCGCTTTTCCTCGATGGTGAGTTTTTTTGCCGTTCGCGCCGCCGGCATCTCGGTAGCATGGCGAGAGATTCCCAACCCGTTGCCGAGCCCGCCCATGTCATCGCCCACCTCCACTGTCGCGCCCACTGCCACCACGGCCACGGCCGCCCGCTTCAACCAGCCGCTCGGCGGCGACGTCGTGCCACGCTTCGCCGGCATCGCGTCGATGATGCGATTGCCGATTCAGGAAACCAGCGATGGGCTGGACGCCTGCTTCGTGGGTGTGCCGTTCGATCTTGGCACCTCCAACCGCTCAGGCGCCCGCTTCGGGCCGCGCCAGGTGCGCAGCGAGTCCGTGCTGCTGCGCCCTTACAACATGGCGACGCGCGCCGCGCCCTTCGACTCGCTGCAAGTGGCCGACATAGGCGACGTGGCGACCAACGCGTACAACATCTTCGATTCGATCGAACGCATCGAAACTGCCTACGACCGCATCATCGCCAACGGCTGCCGGCCCATCACCATCGGCGGCGACCACACCATCGCCTGGCCGATCCTGCGCGCGATGCACAAGAAGTACGGCCCGATCGGCGTGGTGCATGTCGATGCGCATGCCGACGTCAACGACACGATGGGTGGCGAAAAGATCGCGCATGGCACCCCCTTTCGTCGTGCGGTCGAAGAAGGCCTGCTCGACTGCGACCGCGTGGTGCAGATCGGCCTGCGCGGCACCGGCTACCACGCCGACGATTTCGACTGGTGCCGCAAACAGGGCTTTCGCGTGGTGCAGGCCGAGGAGTGCTGGCACAAGAGCCTGACGCCGTTGATGAAGGAAGTGAAGGAACGCGTCGCGGGCTTGGCAGGCCAGGGTCCGGTGTACCTGAGTTTCGACATCGACGGGCTCGACCCCGCCTTCGCACCCGGCACCGGCACGCCGGAGATCGGTGGCCTGAGCGTGCACCAAGGCATGGAAATCATCCGCGGCCTGCGCGGGTTGAATATCGTCGGTGCCGATCTGGTCGAAATTTCCCCGCCTTACGACCCGCACGGCACGACCGCTTTGGTCGGTGCCAACCTGGCGTTCGAAATGCTGTGCGTGTTGCCGGGCGTGCAGTATCGGGATTGATGCCGCCCACAACTTCAGGTCGTCAGGTCGTCAGGTCAGCGCTCGACTTCATCGATTACTTGCACTCGGGCGTCCAGTTCTACACACCGGCTTCGACTGCCGACGTGAGCGCGCCGATCGACCTCTGCGGCAAGACCATCGGCACCGCCGCAGCACCGCATTTCCGGCGGAGATCAAGACCTGGAGCGACACCAATTGCGTTGCGGCGGTCAAGGCACCGATCACGGTCGAAGGGCCCTCGCCATCAAGCAAATCGCGATCAACGGCACGCCTGTGCCCTGATGCCGGGCTACGGGGGCTAGCATGGGGCGACAGCTGAAACCATTCGATTCAGCAAACCTCAGAAAGCTTTCATGCCGCGTCCCGTCCTAGATGAAGCCCATATCCATCCCGCTGTGCGCACCGCGATTTCGGAGAGCCGGCAAGGGATCGTGCGCGAAGTGATGGGCGCCATCGCCGCCAATGACATCGTGGTGGTCGGCATGGCGATCAACCCCTATCCGAAGAAGGCACGCAAGCTGCTGGACGAGGCCAGGCAGGCATTCAAGTACCTCGAATACGGCAGCTACCTGAGCGGATGGCGCGACCGCAATGCGCTCAAGATGTGGACCGGCTGGCCGACCTTTCCGATGGTGTTCGTCAAGGGCGTGCTCGTCGGCGGCGCCGATGAGTTGAAGGCCTTGCTCGACAGGGGTGAGTTGAAGGGCATGCTGGACCGCCGGGCCTGAACCTCAGGCTGCCTATCGAGCCCGGGCCGCTCCACTATTTGCAGGCGAACACAATCCCGTTTTCCGCTTGCGCTTTGCCCAGAATGGAAGCGGTCAAGCCGTCCTTCTGGCAGTAAGTTATGGCCTGGTCGTAAAACGGTGCCCGGAACGTGCCTTCACGCAGCGAGATGATCTGGTTGGGCGGTGTACCGCAGCCCGCGATCAGCAGGACGAAAAGATAGAGTGCGAACCGGTTCATCGCAGCATTCTGGCGCACTGGGCCATGGAACGCAGGCCACAACCGACGTTCCAACCTGGAGCAAATAGCCGCGGACCTCTGAATAGCATGGGTCAGCGGACGATCAGCGCTGCCGCATCGGCATGCGATCGATCGTTGCAAATACTTGATCCAGATCGACGTCGTTTCCCTTAACCAGCTTCACGCCGCCGTCCTTGCCGACCAGCACGAAGGTCGGCGGGCCGTGCGGATTGAGTTCGAGCGCGCTTAGCAGGGAACGGGTCTGCTCGCGCGTCATCACCAAGCCGTTTCGTCGACCCTGGCCCGCTTCGACGGTGTAGAGAACCATCTCGCGCTCGACGAACGCTGCGCGAGTCGCGGGGCGTTCCAGCGCTGATTCGACGCGCCGCAGCAGAGCACGATCGGAGGCCGGAACGACAACCACGATCGGCCGCGACTGCCATCGTTCGGCGGCCAGCGGGTTATCGGTGGGTGATGCGGCGTGCGACGGAACAATGGGCAAGACCATTGCAAACGCAATGGCTCGCCACATGGCACCTCCTGGAAGCGGCGATAAACATATCGATTTCATGATGGCGAGGTATAGCGCGCAAGCCTCAGCGCCTGAGTCGGACTATCGCGCGAGTGCGCGCGTACGAGAAACAACACGACGGCAGGCACCGTCATACTCGCCCACATGAACGAACCCGTCAGCCTCCGCACAAAAATTCAGTCCATCCGGGATGCTTCCCTGAAAGAGCCACCCTTTCCGTACAGCCAGGTGCCGCCCCACTTCGACATCGGTGACGTGGCAAGGCTCACGCACAAACCTGCGGGTGATCAGCGGGTTCGCCAGCAACGCATCGAAGCCTGGGTGCGGGACGTGGATGCGACTTGGAAGCGGGTCGCCATCAACCAAGCGGCGGCAGCGAAGGCACCGGGCAAAGTGGACTAGCGCCACGGTGATCGGCAACCATCCCGGACTCTTATTCCACGCTCCGCACATGGGTCAATGGCGGTCCTTAATCGAGCAAGCCGTGTTTTAAAGCGAAGTAAGTCAGGTCGCTGTTGGTCGACAGCTCGAGCTTTCTCACCAATCGCGACCGGTAGAGCGTGACGGTTCTGGCCGAAAGATGAAGCTTCTTTGCGATCACGGCCGGCTTGTCTCCCGCCGCCAGAAGCAGAAGAATCTGAAACTCCCGTTTGGACAGGCGTTGATGGAGTGGCAGGGCCCCCTCGCACAATTCGCGCGCAAAGTGCTGCGACAGCGTTGCACTCAGGTATCTGCGGCCGCTGGCGACGCGACGGATCGCAACGATGAGCTGGTCCGGGTCGCAGGATTTGTGAAGGTATCCATGGGCCCCTTCCTCGAGCAGCTTGCGGGCGTACTGCGCTTCCGGATGGCCACTGAACACCAAAATGGCCATTCCCGGCGCCCTGGACCGAAGCGATCCGATGATGTCGAAGCCGTCCCTTCCGGGCATCGTGAGATCCAGCACCAGCACGTCCAGTGTGTTGCGCGTGGCGAGTTCAAGCGCTTCGAAACCATCGGCGGCTTCACCTCCAATGCAGAGATCCGAGTGTTCCAGCAACCAGTGCCGAAGTGCAGTTCGCACAACTGGGTGGTCGTCCGCGATGCCGATCCTGATCGGGACGCGGGCGACTGGGTCAGCTGCGGCGCCGAAACTGTCATTCACCGCGCATCCCGCCGTGCAAGATTCTCTTGGGGCTAAGCAGACTCGTCATTGCGCGCCGCATGCAGTTCGCATTTCAGTTCGCCAGAACCGGATTGCGGCGCTCTTCGTCGAGACGACGCTGCGCCACCGCTGTCGCGCACTGCATCTGCCGGGCATGGCTCGGCAAAGCACACAGGTTGTTCATGCAGACGGCGCGCATCAGCACATTGCGACCTGCGCAAAGACCAGATGAGTGTTCGCCACCGGAAGGCCTGTAGGAAGTCAATCTGCGAGAGGCGGCCGGCACGGGAGCCACGAGGGGAGCGACATAGCCTTGAGGGCTTCGAGCTTCCACTTTGCCGGGCTCCTGGGCCATAGACACCGGCGCTGCCGACTGAGCCTGCTGCGAGTCGTAGCTTTGCGACCGGTGGTGCAGCGCGTACCAAACGCAAAACGCGATGAACAGCAGCAACGGCACGATCAGCAAGCGTGCCATTACCCGGACGATCGGCGCCAACGGCACGGCGCCCTGCCCTTCATCGCCTGTGCTGGGAGAAGCAGTCGACGACGTTTCGTGAGGCATGTGCACGGTCCCACAAACATCGCACCGCGCCTTGCGAGAACCTGCTGTTCGACAGAATTCGCACACCTGGATCGGCGACCGATCGCGCAGCCACAGCAGTCCAACGAAATCGGTCGGGGCTATGTAAGCGCGCAGCGGGTCTGCAAATGCCGGAAAGGGCCACGTGTGTTCCATGGAATCACTCGACTCAGGCCGAAAAGATGTCCTGGAACCCCGAACGCCCCGGGACACGCTTCAGTGCGCAGGCGTTCATGACCGGCCGCGCTGATAAAGAGGCCGACTGTCGTCCACTCGACGCTCCGCTTCGAGCTCCCCGATGACGGTCTTGCTCCGCGCTACCGCTGCCCGTGCTGCAAGGTCAGGCTCAAACGCGGCCAGAGCCAGAAGTTGTTGCGCTGCGTGCACCAGCCGTGCAATCGCGCCCGCTATCGCATCCGTCGCGCTGTCCAGTAGTGCGTTCAGATTGGGTCGTTCAAACAGCGCAAGCTTCATCGTGGCCTCCGAAGTAAGGTGAGAAATGTGAGGAAGTCACATACTATTGCGATACTTTGGTACTCCATTTGTCAGACATTACGCCGTCGCTTGTAGGTTTTGGGAATTGTTTCAGGCTGATTTACAACAATGTGACAATGTCACATAATTGTTGGTGAACAACGCTTCTGCTAAATCCGGAGACGCCATGAGGGATGACAGTCTGTCGATGGGCGTTGCCTTTTCACACTGGCAACAACTCACCGATGAATATGCGCAATCGCTGCAAGCGCTGGCGCGGGGCGACCGCCATTGCGTCGAGAACCTTGATCGCATCGCGCGTACGCTGCTTCAAAGTCAGGTCGCGCGCGCACCGAAGTCGGCATTGCCTCCGCCAGATAAGCCGTCAACTCGATGGAGGTGTTGGTGCAACGCGTTCGCATCTCTGTACAGGCTGCCGCGCGCGGCGGTTCGTCACTGACATGTGCATGAAGGCACCTTGACCGCCGCCGGCACCCAGGAAGCAGGCGTCGTCGCGCTGGACGCTTGCAGGCGTGTTTTGCGTCCAGTCATCCGGCTTGCACTTTCGCTTGGTTTGAAGCACTCGCACTTGCAACGCCTGCTCACAGAGCTTCTGCTGGACGAGGGGACGCATCTGTGGCGCGAACAAGCTGTGGAACCCAACATTAGCCAGCTGTCCGTAACCACCGGACTCAATCGCAAAGCCATCACGCTCAGAGTACGAACGCCTGCCAAGGATGCCCCGCATACCGAACTGTCGGCGGCGGCCAAGACACTCACACTCTGGGCCCAGCTGCGCGAAGACGATCCCGAACTCCAGTCACTTCCAGTTTCTGCGGATGATGGTTCATTGACGTTTGAAGTCATTGCCCGTCGCGCCAGTCGAGGCAACCTGCACCACCGCGCCATTCTTGAAGAACTTATCCGGCTGGATTTGGTAGCAGTACAAGGCGGCCGGGCGAGCTTGAAGACTTCGAGTTTTGTGCCGCTGGCCGATCTGCGCAGCATGCTTGTCGTGCTCGGAGACAACGCCCACGATCATCTGGCAGCGGCCGTCTCGAATGTGCTGCACGACAATCCGCCCATGCTTGAGCGCGCAATCTATGCGCGCGGACTGACGCCTGAGGCCTGCGAGGCGATCCAACAGTTGGTGCGCACGCGATGGTCTGTGCTTCACCGTGAGCTGGCAGCCACAATGACGCGCGCGGTCGACGCAGACAGCGACGACAAGAGCGCCCGCATTCGTGTCGGCATCTATGCGTTCACGGAAAACAGCAGAGAAGATCCAATAGCGAATGCAATCCGGCCCACGAGCCGACAGCTTGGAGCACCCCGCGATGAATAAAAACATTTGGCAGCCCGTTGTGCTTTTCGCGATAAGCCTTCTCATTGGCTCGTGTGGCGGAGGTGGCAGCGGGGGCTCAGGCGGCATAGGCATTGCGGGCACTGGCACAGCCGTGAACGTGGGCGGTTCAGGCGCTGCGCAAGGCGATGGCGCGGCAAACGCCGGAGGCGCCTCGTCTTCCGGCGCCGCCGGAGGCGTTTCTTCCGCTGCCGCAGCCGGTGGCGATGATGGCTCCGGGGTCGGGTCAGGAGGAACAGGCGTGAGCTCTGCGTCGGCCGCGGGCATCGGTTCGACCGACGGCTTGGGCAGCGTGATTCTCAATGGCGTGCGCTACAACACCGACAGCGCCGTGTTCAACTTGCAGGATGCGCCAGAGCTGCTGCTCGGCATGAGCGTCAAGGTCACTGGTCCGGTCAATAGCAACT from Variovorax sp. PAMC28562 includes these protein-coding regions:
- the speB gene encoding agmatinase — encoded protein: MSSPTSTVAPTATTATAARFNQPLGGDVVPRFAGIASMMRLPIQETSDGLDACFVGVPFDLGTSNRSGARFGPRQVRSESVLLRPYNMATRAAPFDSLQVADIGDVATNAYNIFDSIERIETAYDRIIANGCRPITIGGDHTIAWPILRAMHKKYGPIGVVHVDAHADVNDTMGGEKIAHGTPFRRAVEEGLLDCDRVVQIGLRGTGYHADDFDWCRKQGFRVVQAEECWHKSLTPLMKEVKERVAGLAGQGPVYLSFDIDGLDPAFAPGTGTPEIGGLSVHQGMEIIRGLRGLNIVGADLVEISPPYDPHGTTALVGANLAFEMLCVLPGVQYRD
- a CDS encoding ABC transporter ATP-binding protein; amino-acid sequence: MSFLQLTGVTKFYGDTCAVSSMNLSVEKGEFVSLLGPSGCGKTTTLQMVAGFEAVTQGRIELDGRDITHAKANTRGLGIVFQTYALFPHMTVRDNVSFGLEMRKLPKSERRERVRDALGLVHLEAHADKYPRELSGGQRQRVALARALVIEPPVLLLDEPLSNLDAKLREEMQFELRQIQRKVGTTTVMVTHDQSEAMSISDRVVVMEGGRATQIDHPHNVYEHPRTRFISTFVGKANLLEGRISGDSPRQTVRIGALSVDVADTGFRAGASVLLSVRPEKLQLVASGSGRLDGEVGERFFLGSQWLYRVATPIGDLMVLCPNDGRDALEEGARAAVDWPDHCTRLLPADDETVVAEVAA
- a CDS encoding glutaredoxin domain-containing protein, with amino-acid sequence MPRPVLDEAHIHPAVRTAISESRQGIVREVMGAIAANDIVVVGMAINPYPKKARKLLDEARQAFKYLEYGSYLSGWRDRNALKMWTGWPTFPMVFVKGVLVGGADELKALLDRGELKGMLDRRA
- a CDS encoding 2-hydroxyacid dehydrogenase, which produces MAAGHEAKRVLVVKSGGEAAVAEWRRHFQAVAPHIDVHWWDDASVSPERVDYALVWEPEPGRLAAMPNLRATLSSAAGVEHITADPAWPRHLPLLRAATPEASQRMSEYVCMAVLALLRDLKRMVRQQAVHRWDMFTTERAATDTCVGILGLGAMGAHTAQMVRGLGFEVIGWSRSRKALDGIECHAGDDELPAFFERCDVLVCLLPATPETEGILSAKTFALLPKGAGLVHVGRGSHLRYDDLAAALDASHLCGAFIDVFEEEPLRSDHPAWAHDKIFVTPHVGAMASRRARAVFFATQIAKFERGETPDGLYEPARGY
- a CDS encoding IclR family transcriptional regulator; translation: MTEPIASTAAVPRLFSVIRALTEVHPDGGRVTQIARSVGLTQATAHRLLQSLVAEGIVEQDARSKLYRLGIEFFAMAAHAGNPGDLRTLCRPALLRLCASLGDSIFLLARSNFDAICLDRSEGPFPIRSFSGDIGGRVALGVGQGAMAILAFLPEAEREEVIRFNLSRLREYGIHDEVYLRTEIDRVRQAGFAARNAGLLDGMAGVAVPILDREGRAVAALAVGTIADRLNADRLPTVVELLKREAVAIGPKINPFDPTLRRPSQILANASA
- a CDS encoding DUF4174 domain-containing protein, translated to MVLPIVPSHAASPTDNPLAAERWQSRPIVVVVPASDRALLRRVESALERPATRAAFVEREMVLYTVEAGQGRRNGLVMTREQTRSLLSALELNPHGPPTFVLVGKDGGVKLVKGNDVDLDQVFATIDRMPMRQR
- a CDS encoding aldehyde dehydrogenase family protein; the encoded protein is MTQAQSSPASALSEEVAALLERLGVPRAATVGGDLPARSPVTGETIAAVTQSSSAGATAAIGRAHAAFLEWRKVPAPRRGELVRLLGEELRTAKTDLGRLVTIEVGKVPSEGAGEVQEMIDICDFAVGLSRQLYGLTIATERAQHRMMETWHPLGVCGVISAFNFPVAVWSWNAALALVCGDAVVWKPSEKTPLTALAVHAIAQRALARFGDAPVGLLELLIGQRDIGETLVDDARVAVLSATGSTAMGRKVGPRVAARFARAILELGGNNAAIVAPSADLDLTLRGVAFSAMGTAGQRCTSLRRLFVHDSIYDAFVPRLAKVYASVQVGDPREPGTLVGPLIDAAAFAGMQAALHESRAAGAIVHGGERVTSIGGADAFYARPALVELKAHEGAVLRETFAPILYVVRYENMDEAIAWNNAVGAGLSSSIFTLDMREAERFMSSAGSDCGIANVNIGPSGAEIGGAFGGEKETGGGREAGGDSWKAYMRRATNTINYSTELPLAQGVTFDIG